In Cotesia glomerata isolate CgM1 linkage group LG3, MPM_Cglom_v2.3, whole genome shotgun sequence, one genomic interval encodes:
- the LOC123261475 gene encoding uncharacterized protein LOC123261475, producing MIDYKIVTMAFFTKYWMLDILIIVFGLTVAAYLYMTRKFKYWKKRGVVEIPPTAFVGNYGECLMNKKNPGEWLKEMYVEGSGLPYIGFYVFDRPFFLIRDPKLVKQVLVKDFNCFNDRFITASPHDSIGDANLFSIKNPRWKLLRSKLTPIYTSGRLKKMFELMNVVGEELEALMESLNFEEKGKTLELKDLCARFTTDLISTTAFGIKTNCLKNPDAEFRKKGRKMFEVTMIRNFELTSLFFAPQFVTPCRIKFVPEENTKFFRKIVWDVIAERERSGETRGDLIDLLMELRKNKAKVFEDKLEFDGDMLVAQTIVFFNAGFEPTSSGLSFTLYELALQPEIQDRVRAEIVEGLEGTNGKVTYDLITSLPYLDMVVAETLRMYPTLPFLDRVPNQNYQVPDSDIVLEKGTPVFISVKGLHFDPQYFPNPEKYDPERFSEANKKMIPPCTYLPFGDGPHNCIGMRIGLLQVKLGLIKLLSKYEFTPCEETLIPMRLSPKALFIVSEGGVYLNVRKISLFLTMGFFARSWILDLLVLVIGLIILAYLYMTRKFKYWKNRGVFELTPTAFVGNFGDCLMTKKNAGEWLKDMYDKGSGLPFIGFYVFDRPFLLIRDPKLLKQILVKDFHAFSNRFVSASPHDRIGDANLFIIKNPQWKLVRTKLTPIYTSGKVKKLFELMDVVGDDLLTLMESHNLEGNGKELELKDLCARFTTDMIATTAFGIRANCLNDPKAQFRECGRKMFETSFKRNFEILSILFLPQLLKLFKIEFFPKETADFLRNTLWEVIRERERQNFQRGDLVDLLIELRNNKTEIFKDEFDFDGDNLLAQAAVFFNAGFETSSSALSFTLYEISLQQKIQDRLRAEIMEGFEKTDGKVTYDLASSLQYLDMVISETLRKYPPLPVLDRVATEDYKIPDSNLVLKKGTPIMVPMLGLHYDPKYFPNPEIYDPERFSEANKKKILPCTYLPFGEGPHNCIGMRIGLLQTKVGLIKLLSKYEFTPCKRTLIPMRLSKKAVMITADGGIYLQVKKL from the exons atgatagaCTACAAAATCGTAACAATGGCTTTCTTTACAAAGTACTGGATGTTGGATATTTTAATCATAGTGTTTGGACTGACAGTGGCCGCGTATTTGTACATGACGCGAAAGTTCAAGTACTGGAAAAAACGGGGTGTAGTTGAAATTCCTCCTACTGCATTTGTTGGGAATTACGGCGAGTGTTTGATGAACAAGAAGAATCCTGGAGAATGGTTGAAAGAAATGTACGTCGAAGGTTCTGGGTTGCCTTACATAGGATTCTATGTTTTTGATAGGCCCTTCTTCTTGATACGCGACCCCAAGCTCGTCAAACAGGTACTCGTCAAAGATTTCAACTGTTTCAATGACAGATTCATCACTGCAAGTCCTCACGATTCGATTGGTGATgccaatttattttctataaaaaatccTAGATGGAAACTTTTGAGGTCCAAGCTTACGCCGATTTACACGTCGGGCAGGTTGAAGAAGATGTTCGAATTGATGAATGTTGTTGGCGAAGAATTGGAAGCTCTTATGGAGTCGCTTAATTTTGaag aaaAAGGAAAAACTTTAGAACTAAAAGATTTGTGTGCGAGATTTACAACTGACTTAATTTCAACAACAGCATTTGGAATAAAAACCAACTGCCTGAAGAACCCCGACGCTGAATTTCGGAAAAAAGGTCGTAAGATGTTCGAAGTTACAATGATCCGCAACTTCGAACTTACTTCCCTCTTTTTCGCTCCGCAATTCGTAACACCTTGCAGAATAAAATTTGTGCCGGaagaaaatacaaaattcTTCCGAAAGATAGTCTGGGACGTGATCGCTGAAAGAGAGCGTTCGGGTGAGACAAGAGGGGACCTTATTGATCTTCTGATGGAGTTGCGAAAGAACAAGGCCAAGGTTTTCGAAGATAAACTCG AATTTGATGGTGATATGTTGGTGGCCCAAACAATAGTATTCTTCAACGCCGGTTTTGAACCAACTTCTTCAGGTCTCAGCTTCACTTTGTACGAACTTGCTCTGCAACCGGAAATTCAGGACAGGGTGCGCGCTGAAATTGTTGAAGGGCTGGAAGGAACCAATGGAAAAGTTACTTATGATTTG ATCACCAGCTTACCTTATCTAGATATGGTTGTCGCGGAAACATTGAGGATGTATCCTACGTTGCCTTTCTTGGATCGAGTTCCGAATCAAAACTACCAGGTTCCCGATTCTGATATTGTTCTAGAAAAAGGAACTCCAGTGTTCATTTCTGTCAAGGGGTTACACTTTGACCCTCAATATTTTCCGAATCCAGAAAAATACGATCCCGAAAGATTTTCAGAGGCGAATAAGAAAATGATACCACCGTGTACTTATTTGCCTTTTGGAGACGGACCACACAATTGCATAG gcATGCGAATTGGATTACTTCAAGTAAAGCTTGGTCTTATAAAATTGTTGTCCAAATATGAATTTACACCTTGTGAAGAAACTTTGATACCCATGCGATTGAGTCCTAAAGCTCTGTTCATAGTCTCTGAAGGCGGCGTGTACTTAAATGTTAgaaaaatatcat tattccTTACAATGGGATTTTTTGCGAGATCCTGGATTTTGGACCTTTTAGTTTTAGTGATAGGACTGATAATTCTCGCTTATTTGTACATGACGCGTAAATTCAAGTACTGGAAAAATCGCGGAGTTTTTGAATTAACGCCTACTGCGTTTGTTGGAAATTTCGGGGACTGTTTGATGACCAAAAAGAACGCCGGCGAGTGGCTGAAAGATATGTACGATAAAGGTTCCGGTCTGCCTTTTATTGgattttatgtttttgacAGACCGTTCTTGTTAATACGCGACCCAAAACTGCTGAAGCAAATATTAGTGAAGGACTTTCACGCTTTTAGCAATAGATTTGTCTCAGCGAGTCCTCATGATCGCATCGGTGACGCAAATTtgttcattataaaaaatcccCAGTGGAAATTAGTGCGAACTAAGCTGACCCCGATTTACACTTCaggaaaagtaaaaaaattgttcgaGTTGATGGACGTTGTCGGGGATGATCTGCTTACATTGATGGAGTCTCATAATTTGGAAG GAAATGGAAAAGAATTGGAATTAAAAGACTTGTGTGCGAGATTTACTACAGACATGATTGCAACAACCGCGTTTGGCATTAGAGCTAACTGTCTCAATGATCCAAAAGCTCAGTTCCGAGAGTGTGGACGCAAAATGTTTGAAACTTCTTTTAAGCGGAATTTTGAGATTCTCTCGATACTTTTTCTGCCCCAGTTGCTTAAACTTTTTAAGAtcgaattttttccaaaagaGACTGctgattttttgagaaatacTTTGTGGGAAGTTATTAGGGAAAGAGAACGGCAGAATTTTCAAAGGGGAGATTTAGTTGATTTGTTGATTGAGTTGCGCAATAACAAaactgaaatatttaaagacgAATTtg ATTTTGACGGAGATAATTTACTAGCCCAGGCAGCAGTATTCTTCAACGCGGGTTTCGAAACGAGTTCATCGGCTTTGAGCTTCACATTGTACGAAATATCTCTTCAGCAAAAAATTCAGGATCGATTGCGTGCAGAAATAATGGAAGGATTTGAAAAAACAGATGGAAAAGTCACCTACGACTTG GCTTCAAGCTTGCAGTATTTAGATATGGTCATCTCCGAAACACTGAGAAAGTATCCTCCGCTGCCAGTATTAGACCGCGTTGCTACTGAAGACTATAAAATTCCTGACTCAAATCTCGTTCTCAAAAAAGGAACACCCATTATGGTTCCCATGCTGGGCTTGCATTACGACCCAAAGTACTTTCCAAATCCTGAAATTTACGATCCCGAGCGATTTTCGGAAGCTAACAAGAAGAAAATTCTACCTTGCACTTACTTACCTTTTGGAGAAGGTCCTCATAATTGcattg gtatGAGAATTGGATTGCTTCAAACGAAAGTTGGTCTGATTAAGTTATTGTCTAAATATGAATTCACTCCTTGTAAGAGGACTTTAATACCAATGCGTCTTAGCAAAAAAGCGGTGATGATAACTGCTGATGGGGGTATATATTTACAAGTCaaaaaactttga